TTGTAAACATTTGTATTAACAATGCTGTCACCGGCATAATAATACCTAGAGTTAATAGATATCCAGTTGTCAGCCACTGTGCTGTCGATGCACTTATTTTGAAGACGCCCATCAATGTCGTTAAAGCAATGTTTAGAGATGTCTCACTGAACATCCCCATGAATGCACTTATCAGCATTGCCATCAATATTTTATTTGGATTAATTGTTTTATTCATAAAACCACATACTCTTAACACATAATTCTATATTTCCAAAAATATGGAATTATACGGTAAAAATTTAATCTCCTATCTCGATTTTTGTTAAAAATTTTTCAGCTATTTTGAAGTTGAGACTATAGTCAATATACGTTCCACTTTTTTCTCGAATCAATAGTCCACAATCAATCAGCACTTTTAAATGATGTGATAAGGTGGACGCAGGTATTTCGTTCAATTCATGGCTTAGATCACTGGGGCACAGTGATCTTCCATTTTGCAGATGTAAAACAATTTTAAATCGAGTTATGTCTCCTAATGCTCTGTGTACTTTAACCGTTTGTTCTATTGTC
This sequence is a window from Companilactobacillus alimentarius DSM 20249. Protein-coding genes within it:
- a CDS encoding ArsR/SmtB family transcription factor, giving the protein MTIEQTVKVHRALGDITRFKIVLHLQNGRSLCPSDLSHELNEIPASTLSHHLKVLIDCGLLIREKSGTYIDYSLNFKIAEKFLTKIEIGD